The Chloroflexota bacterium genome includes a region encoding these proteins:
- the hemC gene encoding hydroxymethylbilane synthase — MRRIVVGSRGSRLALIQTESVLGQMREMRPDLRFTLTKITTEGDRAQRSPSDRLSGIGVFVKELESALLNGRIDMAVHSLKDMPTEIAPRLSLAAVAIRLDPRDVLVSKRGKLGQLAPGSRIGTGSLRRKAQLLHHRPDLRVEMLRGNVDTRLRKVSTGELDGVIVAAAAMVRLGCDGSIAEYLPLDLFLPAPGQGALGIEVRSDDAELTELAAMVNDQPTWCAAVAERAFLHALGAGCRAPVAALGQVTGDTLRLEGMVADAEGHALVRDSEDGSATVPEQVGIRLAEKLQQRGALQIIAEARRR, encoded by the coding sequence GTGAGACGAATCGTCGTTGGTTCCCGTGGCAGCCGGCTGGCCTTGATTCAGACGGAGTCGGTGTTAGGCCAGATGAGAGAAATGCGGCCTGACCTGCGGTTTACGCTGACTAAAATCACCACTGAGGGCGATCGCGCACAGCGCTCACCGTCAGATCGGCTCTCTGGCATCGGGGTTTTTGTAAAGGAACTGGAGTCAGCGCTTCTCAATGGCCGAATCGATATGGCGGTGCATAGCCTGAAGGATATGCCGACGGAGATCGCGCCTAGGCTTAGCCTGGCGGCAGTGGCCATAAGGCTGGATCCCCGAGACGTCCTGGTGTCCAAGAGGGGCAAGCTGGGGCAACTGGCCCCAGGCTCGCGTATAGGCACAGGCAGCCTGAGGCGCAAGGCCCAGTTGCTTCACCACCGTCCAGACCTTAGGGTAGAAATGCTGAGGGGCAATGTGGACACCCGCCTGCGGAAGGTGTCAACAGGGGAACTTGATGGAGTGATAGTAGCGGCGGCAGCCATGGTTCGCCTGGGTTGCGACGGAAGCATTGCTGAATATCTGCCTCTCGATCTCTTCCTGCCTGCGCCTGGGCAGGGAGCGCTGGGCATAGAGGTGCGCTCTGACGATGCTGAGTTGACTGAATTGGCGGCGATGGTCAATGACCAGCCCACCTGGTGTGCAGCGGTGGCGGAGCGTGCCTTTCTGCATGCCCTCGGTGCTGGGTGCCGTGCCCCGGTGGCAGCTCTTGGGCAGGTGACTGGCGACACTCTGAGGCTAGAGGGGATGGTGGCTGATGCCGAAGGTCATGCTTTAGTTCGTGACTCGGAGGATGGTAGCGCCACTGTCCCTGAGCAGGTAGGTATCCGGCTGGCTGAGAAGTTGCAGCAGAGGGGGGCGTTACAGATCATTGCTGAAGCAAGACGAAGATGA
- the hemL gene encoding glutamate-1-semialdehyde-2,1-aminomutase: MKEPKRSRQLFSEAQRYMPGGVNSPVRAFKAVGGDPLFMNRGKGSRINDEDGNEFIDYVCSWGALVLGHSHPQVVAALKGAVERGTSFGTPTELETVLAKMICTAMPSMEMVRFVNSGTEATMSALRLARAFTGRDKVVKFAGCYHGHSDGLLARAGSGVATLGMPDSPGVPRGFARNTLVAPYNDIRSVESAFEQYPKKIAAVIVEPVAANMGVVPPLPGFLEGLRRLTRESEALLIFDEVITGFRLAYGGAQSIYKVKPDLTCLGKIIGGGLPVGAYGGRGDVMEMVAPLGPVYQAGTLSGNPLAMTAGIEVLKALSQRDVYRQLEDRASVLEAGIAASAAKVGAPARVSRLGSLLTVFFTRERVMDYESARRADTALFGRFFHGMLAGGIYWPPSQFEAAFISAAHSNEDIQATIGVIDKALASAR, encoded by the coding sequence ATGAAAGAGCCGAAACGATCGCGGCAGTTGTTTTCAGAGGCACAGCGCTACATGCCTGGAGGGGTCAACAGCCCGGTGCGGGCCTTCAAGGCAGTAGGCGGCGATCCCCTTTTCATGAATCGGGGTAAAGGCTCTCGAATTAATGATGAAGACGGCAACGAGTTCATAGACTACGTTTGCTCTTGGGGGGCGCTGGTCCTGGGCCATTCCCATCCTCAGGTAGTGGCAGCACTGAAGGGGGCAGTGGAGCGGGGGACGAGCTTCGGGACTCCCACCGAACTGGAAACAGTCCTGGCGAAGATGATCTGTACTGCCATGCCTTCCATGGAGATGGTGCGCTTTGTCAACTCGGGTACAGAAGCCACTATGAGCGCCCTGCGGTTGGCGCGGGCTTTTACCGGCAGGGACAAGGTGGTCAAGTTCGCTGGCTGTTACCACGGCCATTCGGATGGACTGCTGGCCAGGGCTGGTTCGGGCGTGGCCACCTTAGGGATGCCGGACAGCCCCGGGGTGCCGCGAGGGTTCGCCAGAAACACCCTGGTGGCCCCATACAATGACATACGGTCGGTGGAGAGCGCGTTTGAACAGTACCCGAAGAAGATCGCCGCCGTGATAGTCGAGCCAGTGGCAGCCAATATGGGGGTGGTGCCGCCTCTGCCTGGGTTTCTTGAGGGGCTGAGGCGCTTGACCAGGGAGTCTGAGGCTTTGCTCATCTTCGACGAGGTTATAACAGGGTTCCGGCTGGCTTATGGTGGGGCGCAGTCCATCTACAAGGTCAAGCCGGACTTGACGTGCCTGGGGAAGATCATCGGCGGGGGCTTACCTGTGGGGGCCTATGGGGGGCGGGGGGATGTGATGGAGATGGTGGCCCCGCTGGGGCCGGTGTATCAGGCCGGCACTCTGTCTGGCAACCCTCTGGCCATGACCGCGGGAATTGAGGTGCTCAAGGCTTTGTCCCAGCGGGACGTCTATCGCCAATTAGAGGACAGGGCATCAGTTTTGGAGGCCGGGATAGCTGCGAGCGCGGCTAAGGTGGGCGCGCCCGCGCGCGTCTCACGCCTCGGCTCGCTACTCACGGTATTCTTCACTCGTGAGCGGGTGATGGACTATGAATCAGCCAGAAGGGCGGACACAGCTCTCTTTGGCCGGTTCTTTCATGGGATGCTGGCGGGGGGCATATACTGGCCGCCGTCCCAGTTCGAGGCCGCCTTCATCTCCGCCGCCCACAGCAATGAGGACATCCAGGCCACGATCGGGGTTATTGACAAGGCTCTTGCCTCCGCCCGGTGA
- a CDS encoding FAD-binding protein: protein MAKEQKTREWDAEVDVIVVGFGGAGAAAALEAAKGGASVLALDRFHGGGATAASGGVIYAGGGTRYQKDAGYEDTPEEMYRYLKQEVGDAVSDETLRLFCEQSPGMISWLEQAGVPFEGSLCPFKTSYPTDKYYLYFSGNENHSSYKANAKPAPRGHRARGKGISGLTLFHAMEKAVRRQGVQVRCQTRADRLIFADDGRVIGVEGRSIPPGITARLHGAISFINAKANTWIPPLGKALHSLDKFIARRRSKPYRARARKAVILAAGGFIFNRQMVKEYAPVYLNCSPNGTYGDDGAGIRLGESAGGATACMDKMSAWRFYVPPEALMRGVLVNKEGQRICSEDLYGARQGDYIVANGGYAYLIFDSKTYKEAVSKIGEQCAAFQKLTMIPMLRITRKRAPSLKELAAKIKVPPEALEETMSQYNATAKKGDPDPLGKDQKRFLPQDTPSFYAIDCSLRSKSGIPTVAMTLGGLAVNEKTGQVLRKDGSSIEGLYAVGRNAVGICSNGYSASGMSIADCIFSGRRAGRHAASLQTR from the coding sequence ATGGCTAAGGAACAGAAGACCCGTGAGTGGGATGCTGAAGTTGATGTCATCGTAGTGGGGTTTGGTGGAGCGGGTGCGGCTGCGGCTCTGGAGGCGGCCAAGGGAGGAGCATCAGTTTTGGCATTGGACCGCTTTCATGGCGGCGGTGCTACGGCAGCCAGCGGCGGCGTTATCTATGCGGGGGGTGGTACACGTTACCAGAAGGATGCCGGATACGAGGACACGCCGGAGGAGATGTATCGCTACCTGAAGCAGGAGGTAGGCGACGCTGTTTCAGACGAGACGCTACGGCTTTTCTGCGAACAATCTCCGGGAATGATCTCCTGGCTGGAACAGGCAGGCGTTCCTTTCGAGGGGTCGTTGTGCCCCTTCAAGACATCCTACCCCACCGACAAGTACTACCTGTATTTCTCGGGCAATGAGAATCACAGTAGTTACAAGGCAAATGCGAAGCCGGCTCCCCGTGGCCACCGGGCCAGAGGCAAGGGGATCTCTGGCCTCACTCTCTTCCATGCTATGGAAAAGGCCGTCCGCAGACAGGGAGTCCAGGTGCGTTGCCAGACCCGGGCGGATAGACTGATTTTCGCTGACGATGGACGGGTGATAGGTGTGGAGGGGCGCTCCATCCCACCGGGCATTACAGCGCGTCTACACGGTGCCATCTCTTTTATCAATGCCAAGGCTAATACCTGGATCCCCCCTCTAGGCAAGGCACTCCATTCTCTGGACAAGTTCATCGCAAGGCGAAGATCAAAACCCTATCGTGCACGAGCCCGCAAGGCGGTCATCCTGGCGGCTGGTGGCTTCATCTTTAACAGGCAGATGGTCAAAGAGTACGCTCCTGTCTACTTGAACTGTTCGCCGAATGGCACTTACGGCGACGACGGTGCTGGAATCCGTTTGGGAGAAAGTGCTGGTGGGGCAACAGCCTGTATGGACAAGATGAGCGCTTGGAGGTTCTATGTGCCTCCAGAGGCTCTGATGCGGGGGGTGTTGGTCAACAAGGAAGGCCAGCGCATTTGCAGCGAGGATCTCTACGGGGCAAGGCAGGGGGACTACATCGTGGCCAATGGTGGTTATGCCTATCTGATTTTTGACAGTAAGACCTACAAAGAGGCGGTGAGTAAGATAGGCGAACAATGTGCTGCGTTCCAGAAGTTGACCATGATACCCATGCTGCGCATCACTCGCAAAAGGGCTCCATCGTTAAAGGAACTAGCTGCCAAGATCAAGGTGCCCCCAGAGGCTCTGGAAGAGACTATGTCCCAGTATAATGCGACTGCCAAGAAGGGAGATCCCGATCCGCTGGGCAAGGATCAGAAGCGTTTCTTGCCTCAGGATACGCCATCCTTCTACGCCATCGATTGCTCACTAAGGTCAAAGAGTGGGATTCCCACCGTAGCGATGACGCTGGGTGGTCTCGCCGTGAACGAGAAGACTGGTCAAGTACTGCGTAAGGATGGCTCGTCTATTGAGGGTCTTTACGCTGTAGGACGGAATGCCGTAGGAATCTGCAGTAATGGGTACTCTGCCAGTGGTATGTCCATTGCAGACTGCATCTTCTCGGGGCGGCGTGCCGGCAGGCATGCGGCTAGCCTCCAAACCAGGTAG
- the hemB gene encoding porphobilinogen synthase codes for MAYFPELRLRRLRRTEALRSMVRESHVDVKDLIYPLFVVESHNLKQEVISMPGVFRYSPDLLPRELEEIARLGIPALLLFGIPREKDEVGSSAYDSEGVVQEAIRVIKGSTPELVVVTDVCLCEYTDHGHCGVVSDGYVDNDRTLELLAEMAVSHAEAGADIVAPSDMMDGRVGTIREALDENGFEHIPILSYAAKYASAFYGPFREAAESSPRFGDRRSYQMDPPNWREALREVEQDVAEGADLIMIKPALAYLDVIQRVRLAVNCPVVAYNVSGEYAMVKAAAQRGWVEERQIVIEILTAIKRAGADLTVTYHAREAASWLQESK; via the coding sequence ATGGCCTATTTCCCTGAATTACGCTTGCGCCGCCTGCGCCGCACAGAGGCCTTGCGCAGCATGGTTCGAGAGAGCCACGTTGATGTCAAAGACCTGATCTATCCGTTGTTTGTGGTGGAGAGTCACAACCTCAAACAAGAGGTCATCTCCATGCCAGGGGTGTTCCGCTACTCTCCAGACCTGTTACCCCGCGAGTTGGAGGAGATAGCCAGGCTGGGGATTCCGGCTCTGCTCCTTTTTGGTATACCCCGAGAGAAGGACGAGGTCGGCTCCTCAGCGTATGACTCGGAGGGCGTAGTCCAGGAGGCCATACGGGTGATCAAGGGCTCCACTCCGGAACTGGTGGTGGTGACCGATGTCTGCCTTTGCGAGTATACCGATCATGGGCACTGCGGCGTGGTCAGCGATGGCTATGTTGACAACGACCGTACACTGGAGCTTCTAGCAGAGATGGCCGTGTCTCATGCCGAGGCAGGCGCCGACATAGTAGCCCCCTCTGATATGATGGATGGCAGGGTAGGCACGATCCGGGAAGCGCTGGACGAGAACGGTTTTGAGCATATTCCCATCCTCTCCTATGCTGCCAAATATGCCTCTGCCTTCTACGGCCCCTTTCGGGAAGCAGCCGAGTCCTCACCACGGTTTGGCGACCGCCGCTCTTACCAAATGGATCCGCCGAACTGGCGGGAAGCTTTGCGTGAGGTAGAGCAGGACGTAGCTGAGGGGGCAGACCTGATCATGATTAAACCTGCCCTGGCCTACCTGGATGTCATCCAGCGGGTGCGCCTGGCGGTGAACTGCCCGGTGGTGGCCTATAACGTCAGCGGGGAGTATGCTATGGTGAAGGCGGCGGCACAACGGGGGTGGGTGGAGGAAAGGCAGATCGTGATTGAAATTCTGACGGCCATCAAGAGGGCAGGAGCAGACCTCACCGTCACTTACCATGCCAGGGAGGCAGCCTCCTGGCTTCAGGAATCGAAATAG
- a CDS encoding 6-phosphofructokinase, with protein MGLLTGGGDCPGLNAAIRAVTKYAIDLGYEVIGFTDGLDGLMNGHYQILDKLKTSGIIDKGGTILGSSGFPPAEVEKRSAEIFKSFADLGLEAVVIIGGNTTLSIANTLSRQGLPIVGIPKTIDNDVRETDYTIGFQTAVQIATDALDRLRSTAESHHRVMILEVMGRDTGWIATYAGMANGADAILIPEVKVDIGKLCRMLIGRSERGKRFSVVVVAEGARLPGVTVPEEGKPRAIGEALQEIIMQRTGLDSRTTLLGHVQRGGTPVAYDRSLATSFGVKAVELVKGKKYGHMTALKGNRITSAPLEKVATGIKTVNLNIYKIAAKFFG; from the coding sequence ATTGGGCTTCTGACTGGAGGCGGAGATTGCCCCGGGCTTAACGCTGCTATTCGAGCAGTCACCAAGTATGCTATTGATCTGGGTTATGAGGTCATAGGATTCACCGACGGCCTGGACGGTTTAATGAATGGCCATTATCAGATATTGGATAAGCTTAAGACTTCTGGAATTATCGATAAAGGCGGAACGATCCTGGGTAGTTCAGGATTTCCTCCCGCTGAGGTAGAAAAACGATCGGCGGAAATCTTCAAGAGTTTCGCAGATTTGGGGCTGGAAGCAGTGGTCATCATCGGGGGAAACACCACTTTGAGCATTGCTAACACGTTGTCCAGGCAGGGTCTTCCCATAGTAGGTATACCAAAGACCATCGATAACGATGTCAGAGAAACCGACTACACCATTGGATTTCAGACTGCCGTACAGATCGCCACTGATGCCCTGGACCGGCTCCGTTCCACGGCCGAAAGCCATCACCGGGTAATGATATTGGAGGTGATGGGTCGCGATACGGGATGGATTGCCACCTATGCCGGGATGGCTAACGGGGCGGATGCCATACTCATCCCCGAGGTTAAAGTAGATATTGGGAAGCTTTGCCGGATGCTGATAGGAAGGTCTGAGAGGGGCAAAAGATTCAGTGTTGTGGTAGTAGCGGAGGGGGCGAGGCTACCGGGGGTAACAGTGCCTGAAGAAGGGAAACCGAGAGCTATAGGGGAAGCCCTGCAAGAGATCATAATGCAGCGGACAGGGCTGGACTCCAGAACAACCCTGCTGGGCCATGTCCAAAGGGGCGGTACACCGGTAGCCTATGATCGAAGTCTTGCCACTTCCTTCGGAGTAAAGGCCGTTGAACTCGTCAAGGGCAAGAAATACGGCCACATGACCGCTTTGAAAGGCAACAGGATTACCAGCGCCCCTCTGGAAAAGGTGGCCACCGGCATAAAGACGGTCAACCTCAATATCTACAAAATAGCAGCGAAATTCTTCGGCTGA
- the cobA gene encoding uroporphyrinogen-III C-methyltransferase, with the protein MKQGKVYLVGAGPGSPDLITVKGLDCLKRADVVIYDHLVDESLLDHAPAAAEKIYAGKTASRHALEQAEINRLLVERAKEGRVVVRLKGGDPFVLGRGGEEAMALAEDGIPFEVVPGVSAATAVPAHAGIAVTHRGLASYFTVVTGHEDVTKAESSVPWEDLAKGSGTLVILMGVANLSEIVARLVRGGRPPSTPVAVIRQGSRPTQQTLVGTLTDIASKAESSGVKPPSVIVVGDVVRLREKMRWFDILPLFGKRILVTRARQQAGTLSKLLAERGAMPVELPTLEIQSVPDALELKQALLDLESYDWIVFTSVNGVEAFFQGLRGLGHDARALKGTKVGAIGPATAEALEQRGVCPDYMPQNYTSEGLLAGFENLSVKGCRFLLPRADIAGKELAEGIARLGAKVHEVAVYSTVMPAEVPSEARQMLVSGQIDLITFTSPSAVANLVNLLGEEGQVVKKTEIACIGPTTAAEAVRIGFEVDIVAKEHTIAGLVEAIEQYYQAVGEET; encoded by the coding sequence ATTAAACAGGGCAAAGTCTACTTGGTGGGGGCCGGGCCAGGGTCACCTGACCTGATTACAGTTAAAGGGCTGGACTGTCTCAAACGCGCTGATGTCGTTATTTATGACCATCTGGTGGATGAGTCCCTTCTCGATCATGCGCCTGCTGCTGCGGAGAAGATATATGCCGGCAAGACCGCCAGCCGCCATGCCCTGGAGCAGGCGGAGATAAATCGCTTGCTGGTGGAGAGGGCCAAAGAGGGTAGGGTGGTAGTGCGATTGAAGGGTGGAGACCCCTTTGTGCTGGGGCGGGGTGGTGAGGAAGCGATGGCTCTGGCGGAAGACGGCATTCCCTTTGAAGTGGTGCCTGGGGTGTCAGCGGCCACAGCCGTCCCAGCCCATGCCGGCATAGCAGTCACTCATCGCGGGCTGGCATCCTATTTCACTGTGGTTACCGGCCATGAAGATGTGACGAAAGCTGAATCCAGTGTCCCCTGGGAAGACTTGGCCAAGGGAAGTGGCACCCTGGTCATCCTCATGGGTGTGGCTAACCTGTCAGAGATAGTTGCAAGACTGGTGAGAGGCGGCAGGCCGCCTTCTACACCGGTAGCTGTTATAAGGCAAGGCAGCCGACCAACTCAGCAGACCCTGGTCGGCACCTTGACCGACATCGCTAGCAAAGCAGAAAGCAGCGGAGTCAAGCCCCCTTCAGTGATAGTTGTCGGGGATGTGGTCAGGCTGAGAGAGAAGATGCGGTGGTTTGACATTCTTCCCCTGTTTGGCAAGCGCATCCTGGTCACTAGGGCACGACAGCAGGCCGGCACCTTGAGCAAGCTTCTGGCGGAGCGGGGAGCCATGCCTGTGGAATTGCCCACCCTGGAGATTCAGAGCGTGCCTGACGCACTAGAGTTGAAACAGGCTCTCCTCGATCTGGAAAGCTACGACTGGATTGTTTTCACCAGCGTAAATGGGGTGGAGGCGTTCTTCCAGGGGCTGCGTGGTCTCGGTCATGATGCTCGCGCTCTTAAGGGGACCAAGGTCGGTGCCATCGGGCCAGCCACTGCTGAGGCTTTGGAGCAGCGTGGCGTATGCCCTGACTACATGCCTCAGAATTATACCAGCGAGGGGCTGCTAGCGGGGTTCGAGAATCTCTCAGTAAAGGGGTGCCGTTTCCTGCTTCCCAGGGCTGATATTGCTGGCAAAGAGCTGGCTGAGGGAATCGCTCGGTTAGGGGCGAAAGTCCACGAGGTGGCCGTTTACAGCACTGTCATGCCGGCTGAAGTGCCTTCGGAAGCGAGGCAAATGCTGGTGAGCGGACAGATTGATCTGATCACCTTCACCAGCCCCTCTGCGGTGGCCAATCTGGTGAATCTCCTGGGCGAGGAGGGGCAGGTCGTGAAAAAGACAGAGATTGCCTGCATCGGCCCCACGACGGCGGCCGAGGCCGTTCGAATCGGGTTCGAGGTTGACATAGTGGCCAAGGAACATACCATTGCCGGCCTGGTGGAGGCCATTGAGCAATACTATCAGGCCGTCGGGGAGGAGACTTAG
- a CDS encoding phosphoribosylanthranilate isomerase — MTKVMICGSRRAEDIQLLVEAGVDGIGLITEVWQKIACNLSREQARKLRQAIPPLISTVLILTEERMDEICRLTEHISPDAVQLHGFNAPEEVAGIKEKLKVKIVKTLHFQGESMAEGNDPVACARQYIAAGADAILVDSYGKDKVGATGETMSLSLSRTLRDALYPVPLIMAGGLDSENVSHVLNQVKPYAVDVFSGVTTGGYLDSDKVREFMKRVRTG, encoded by the coding sequence ATGACCAAGGTGATGATCTGCGGCAGCAGAAGAGCAGAAGATATTCAGCTTCTCGTTGAGGCTGGGGTTGACGGCATTGGACTGATTACCGAAGTATGGCAGAAGATCGCCTGTAATTTGAGCCGCGAGCAAGCTCGGAAGCTCAGACAGGCCATACCACCCCTCATTTCCACTGTCCTCATACTAACTGAAGAGAGGATGGACGAAATATGCCGCTTGACAGAGCACATCTCGCCCGATGCTGTTCAGTTGCACGGTTTCAACGCACCTGAGGAGGTGGCTGGTATAAAGGAGAAGTTGAAGGTTAAGATAGTAAAGACTCTTCACTTTCAGGGTGAGAGTATGGCAGAGGGGAACGACCCTGTTGCATGTGCCAGACAGTACATAGCTGCTGGAGCGGACGCTATCCTGGTTGACAGCTACGGGAAAGACAAGGTCGGGGCTACCGGAGAAACCATGAGCCTGAGTTTGTCCCGCACATTGAGGGACGCGCTGTATCCTGTCCCGCTCATTATGGCTGGAGGCTTAGACTCCGAGAATGTGTCTCATGTGCTAAACCAGGTGAAGCCTTATGCCGTGGATGTGTTCTCAGGGGTAACCACCGGCGGCTATTTGGACAGCGATAAGGTAAGAGAGTTCATGAAGAGGGTTCGCACTGGTTAA
- a CDS encoding indole-3-glycerol-phosphate synthase — protein sequence MKLTQAIKRAREKGEIPLIAEIKVRSPKDGDLLKDRDPVQIATEYIRGGACAVSVVTEPLYFGGNIEILRKIAAKVKAPILRKDFIKERDQVWESKQLGAQAVLLISAMLAKERLTDLNEYAHSLGLETVVEIHTMDELKNLNGLTLDMVGINNKDILDLERGDDQIIPTESLAPLLPEDVIVISESAIRNEQNVKEVMRSGADAILMGTALMASEEPRVTVANFVHVQGAANDQGDDLRQQKSRRYSASR from the coding sequence ATGAAACTCACACAAGCGATCAAGAGAGCAAGAGAAAAGGGCGAGATACCCTTGATTGCTGAGATCAAAGTGCGTTCGCCGAAAGACGGTGATCTGCTGAAGGATAGGGATCCTGTGCAAATCGCCACAGAGTACATTCGTGGTGGAGCTTGCGCAGTTTCTGTAGTAACAGAGCCACTATACTTCGGTGGAAACATAGAGATACTAAGAAAGATCGCCGCGAAGGTTAAGGCACCTATTTTAAGAAAGGACTTCATCAAGGAGAGAGATCAAGTCTGGGAGTCTAAACAGTTAGGAGCGCAGGCAGTGCTGCTAATCTCAGCCATGCTGGCTAAGGAGAGACTAACCGACCTGAATGAATATGCTCACTCCTTAGGATTGGAGACAGTAGTTGAAATTCATACAATGGACGAACTGAAAAACCTCAACGGGCTCACGCTGGACATGGTTGGTATTAACAACAAGGACATACTGGACCTGGAAAGGGGAGACGATCAGATCATTCCTACCGAAAGCCTCGCCCCGCTTTTGCCTGAGGACGTTATTGTGATCAGCGAAAGCGCCATTAGAAATGAGCAAAATGTGAAGGAGGTAATGAGAAGTGGAGCCGATGCCATTCTGATGGGGACTGCCCTCATGGCATCAGAAGAACCCCGGGTAACCGTGGCAAACTTCGTCCACGTCCAAGGAGCGGCAAATGACCAAGGTGATGATCTGCGGCAGCAGAAGAGCAGAAGATATTCAGCTTCTCGTTGA
- a CDS encoding Lrp/AsnC family transcriptional regulator, whose protein sequence is METAFVLIDVESGNVPGVVTELSKLSQVTEVYSIAGEHDILAKLKFADIKSLGELIPKKIQKISGIKRTVTLLTFETHKYVNFDLAAGHKLE, encoded by the coding sequence ATGGAGACGGCCTTTGTATTGATAGATGTGGAGAGCGGCAACGTTCCTGGCGTGGTTACCGAGTTGAGCAAGCTTTCCCAGGTGACCGAGGTCTACTCTATCGCCGGTGAACATGACATCCTGGCCAAGCTCAAGTTTGCCGACATCAAGTCTCTGGGAGAATTGATTCCCAAGAAGATCCAGAAGATAAGTGGCATTAAACGTACAGTGACCCTACTCACCTTTGAAACTCATAAATACGTGAATTTCGACCTGGCTGCTGGCCACAAACTGGAATAG
- the trpD gene encoding anthranilate phosphoribosyltransferase, protein MAEQEKAIKKVMRKLTSMEELSPKEIREVILGIRDEEVSSVQIGGFQVALLMKGQTVGEIAAIADAMRDVAIPLRPKVDGELVDTCGTGGGLPTFNISTATSITAAAGGLKVAKHGSRSISHLSGSADAFEALGVNIELTPEQAEKLIERVGIAFINAGLFHPVMGRVWGPESELGIKTIFFTIIGPLINPARARCHINGVYRLELVRKIAEVWARLDHKHVLVVHGLAGLDELSLLGESRVAEVIDGKISEYTVTPEELGLRRCNLEDIAPGDPKYNAKTIREIFEGKERGPKRDVVVLNAAGAFVAGGKAQNLKEGVEYAQRVIDDGRALNKVDELVKASQEMKGKDRS, encoded by the coding sequence ATGGCAGAACAAGAAAAAGCAATAAAAAAGGTGATGCGCAAACTCACCTCCATGGAAGAATTAAGTCCAAAGGAGATCAGGGAGGTGATCTTAGGGATCAGGGATGAGGAGGTCTCCTCAGTGCAGATAGGCGGTTTCCAAGTCGCTCTGCTGATGAAAGGGCAGACGGTGGGCGAAATAGCTGCCATTGCCGACGCCATGCGTGACGTCGCCATCCCTCTAAGACCCAAGGTTGACGGGGAGCTTGTAGACACCTGTGGCACCGGAGGAGGATTGCCTACCTTCAATATCTCTACCGCTACGTCCATCACCGCTGCCGCTGGAGGGCTCAAAGTAGCTAAACATGGCTCCCGCTCTATCTCTCACCTGTCGGGAAGTGCTGACGCTTTCGAAGCTTTAGGTGTCAATATTGAACTTACGCCTGAACAAGCCGAGAAACTGATTGAAAGAGTGGGTATCGCCTTCATCAATGCCGGACTATTCCACCCCGTGATGGGCAGGGTTTGGGGGCCGGAAAGCGAGTTAGGTATCAAGACCATCTTCTTTACCATTATCGGCCCTCTCATCAACCCAGCTCGAGCCCGATGCCATATCAATGGCGTCTACCGACTAGAGCTGGTTCGTAAGATAGCAGAAGTATGGGCAAGGTTAGACCACAAACATGTTCTGGTAGTGCACGGTCTGGCTGGCCTGGATGAGCTTTCGCTACTGGGAGAAAGCCGCGTAGCTGAAGTAATTGATGGCAAGATATCTGAGTATACTGTGACACCGGAAGAACTAGGGCTAAGAAGATGCAATCTCGAGGATATTGCGCCGGGTGACCCCAAATACAATGCCAAGACAATTCGGGAAATCTTTGAGGGCAAGGAAAGGGGGCCTAAGCGCGATGTAGTTGTGCTCAATGCTGCTGGTGCCTTTGTTGCTGGCGGCAAAGCGCAAAACCTGAAGGAAGGCGTCGAGTATGCTCAAAGAGTCATTGATGATGGCAGGGCTTTGAACAAAGTTGATGAACTCGTCAAAGCTTCCCAAGAAATGAAGGGAAAGGATCGAAGCTAA